ACCACCGCGAGCCGGTTCGGCGAGGGCGTGATGGTCGAGTGGAGCAGCGTCGACCCATGGACCGTCGACGGAAGCCCCCTCCCCACGTACAAGATCGTCCGCACCGATACCGCGACCGGTGAGAGCACCACCGTGGACACGTGCAAGCCGTCCACCCCCTGGGACGAGCCGCTGGAGGCCCCGAAGACCTATGAGACCTGGGCGGACTCCAACGCCCCCTGGTCCGCCCGCAAGCAGGTCAACGGCGTCTGCTGGGAGGTCCAGGGCGCGTCGGAGACGACCTACGAGTACCGCGTCGTGGCGACGGACCGCCACGGCAAGGACTCACGGCCGGGCCCGGCCGCCCGCGCGACCACCCCGGACACGGTGCGCCCCGCCCCGGTGCGGGACCTGACCGCGGAACGCGTCCCGCTCGGCGTCCGGCTGACCTGGACGCCGCCCGAGGACGACGACGTCGCCGGCTACCACGTGTGGCAGGGCGTCACCGACCCGGACAGCGGCGAGACGGTCTGGAAGGAGAACTGCTGGACCGGCGCCTCCCTGACCAGGACCGAGATCCTCTGCCCGACCGTCCCCGACGGCGCCACCCACAGCTACAGGGTCGCCGCCACCGACGACCGCCTCCAGCACGGCGACACCCCCCTCGACGTGCTCCACCCCGCCGAGGTCTCCGTCGCCCTGCCCGACACCCGCCCGCCGGGCTGGACGGCCACCGACATCCGCGAGGGCCAGTACCCCAACCTGTACGTCGGCTGCTCGGAGAGCTCCGGCCTCGGCGACTGCTCCCGCTTCACGAGCTACCGGGTGGAACGCTGGGACCCCACCACGTCCACCTACACCACCCTGACCGAGGCCCCGACCGGCGGCTCCGCCTTCTACATGGACACCACGGTCCACGAGAACCGCCTCGCCCTCCACTACTACCGCGTCACCCTCCTGGACCCTTCGGGCACCGACCCCGCGACCCGCTCGACGGCGTACGGCATCTGGGACTCCTGGCTCTGACCCACCCAAGGGGGCCCGGCCAACCCTCCGGGCCCTCTCACCCACCTCCGACGACCACCGGCCCGCCCGGCACCGCATCCAGCGCGTGCCACCACCTGGACAACAACAAAGCCCCGGGCCACTGGCCCGGGGCTTTTCTCTGGAGCGGGTGACGAGAATCGAACTCGCGCTCTGAGCTTGGGAATCCCATGATCTGGATTCGGGTATCTCCAGGTCAGGCGCTAGATCGGTGCATGCGGCGTGCGGTTTGCTGAGGCACTCCATCACCCGTGTGGACCGCTGTGGACCGTTCCTACCAGTGCGGCGGTGGTGCAAGCAGGCGTCGCCGGCTGCTTCTGCCGACATGGGGGCTGCCGCGTTCGGAAGTCGGCTCCCACATGGCTCCCATGAGCTGTCAGCAGCACACTCCTGACGGGGACTCCGCGCGCAAATGACCGAAGGCCGGGTGACCGGCGCGATCGCCCGGCCTTCGGGTTTCACTCCATCGGTAGATTCAGTTCGGAGCCACACTCATGACCGAGGTACGAAACCAGTCCACTGTCGCGGAGACCCCGTCCTCCAGTGCTACCGGAGCCACTGTCGGGAAGAGCGCCCGCAGACGGCTGCTGTCTGCCTGGGAGTGCGCGACGTCGCCGGTGCGAGCGGGCATGTGCTCACGGTGGACGACGCGACCAGTCGCGGTCTCGACCTCTGGGATCAGGTCCAGCAGGGATACGCGGGTCCCGAAGGCCAGGTTCACAGGGCGGGGCTCGACGATTCGGTGGAGGAGGGCCTCAGTAAGGACACGGCAGACGGTGCCCACATAGGTGAAGTCGCGCGTCTGGGTGCCGTCGCCGTGCACGGTCACGGGCCGACCGTCGAGTGCGGCGCTGATCCACTTCGGGATCACCGCCGCGTAGGCGTGGTCGGCGCGCTGGCCAGGCCCGTAGACGTTGAAGAAGCGGAAGGGCAGCACCGGCAGATCGAGGCTGTGGTGATAGGCGCCCAGATATGCCTCCGTGGCGAGCTTGGTCACCGCGTACGGGCTCATCGGGGCCGTGGTGAGATCTTCGTGCTTCGGCAGGCGTGGGTTCGCGCCATAGACGGAGGACGAGGAGGCGGCGATCACCTGCAGACCCCCGGCACGGCGCGCGGCCTCCAGGACCTGGAGGGTTCCGGTCGCGTTGGCCTGGTGGCTGGCCAAGGGGTCTCGTATTGAACGCGGCACGGAGGGCAGTGCGGCCAGGTGGACGACGGCGTCCGCGCCACGGAACACCTGATCCAGGAGGTCGGCGTCCTGGATGTCGCCCTCGAAAAAGTCGATGCCGAGACCGGCGATGCTCGTCTTGGAGCCAGTGGACAGGTTGTCGATCACCTGGATTCGGGTGATCTTGGGCTGCTCGGTGAGGACCCGGGCGAGATTGCTGCCGATGAATCCGGCACCACCGGTGATCGCGATCTTCATGCGGCCCTGCCTTCAGAGAGAGTCGACATGGGCGTCGGCGAGCCGACGGCGGCAGTCGAGGATGTAGGGGGCGTACGCGGCGATCAGGGGATAGTCGAAGGCGTCGTGGTCGGCGAGGACGACGACGGCATCGGCTGCCGCGAGGCCGGTGGGAGTGACCTCGACCCGCTTGATGTTCGCCAGGCCGTCGGCGCGAGGGTGGGCGTCGTCGCTGACGTGGGGGTCGGCGGCCTGGACCTCCGCTCCCATGCCGATGAGCAGCTCCGCGATCCGTGCCGCCGGAGTCTCCCGAGCGTCCCCGGTGTTGGCCTTGTACGCGAGGCCGAGCAGTAGCACCCGGGAACCGTTGACGGACTTCTTGCGTTTGTTGAGCCCGTCAATCAGTCTCCGGACCACATAGTCGGGCATGTGGTTGTTGACATCGTTGGCGAGCTCGACGAAGCGGAAATTCCGGCCCACGGTTCGCTGGACCCGCCAGGACAGATAGGAGGGGTCTATGGGGAGGCAGTGGCCTCCGACTCCAGGTCCCGGGGTGAAGCGCATGAAGCCGAACGGCTTGGTGGAGGCCGCGTCGATGGCCGCCCAGACATCGATGCCCAACTCATGGGCGAAGATCGACAGCTCATTGGCGAGCGCGATGTTCACGTGCCGGAAAGTGTTCTCCAGCAGTTTCGCCAGTTCCGCTTCCTTGCAGCAGGCCACCGGGACGACCCTGTCGACGAGGGAGGCATAGAAGCGCCGGATCGTTTCCCTGGACGCCTCGTCGATTCCAGAGATGATCTTCGGGGTGTTCTCCAGCCTCCATGTGTGGTTGCCCGGATCGATGCGTTCAGGGCTGTAGCCCAGGTGGAAATCGGAGCCGGCGGTCAGACCGGAGATGCGTTCGAGGAGGGGCCCGAAGACCTCCTCTGTGGTGCCGGGGTACGTAGTCGACTCCAGGACGACGGTCGCCCCGCGCGCGAGGTGGTGGCCGAGCAGTAGAGCCGAGTCCTCGACATGTGAAAGGTCCGGAGCTCCGTCGCGGAGCGGCGTGGGCACCGCGACGACCGCTATGTCGAATCCCTCGCACTCGGACGGATCGGCAGTGGGCCGATAGGCGCCGGTGGCGAGGAGTGGCGCCAGACGCGCGTCGCTGATGTCCTCGATGTAGGACTCTCCGAGCATGAGCCGTTTGACTCGCTGCGCGTCCATGTCGAAGCCGACGACCTGGTGCCCGACCTCGGCGGCCCTCACCGCGAGAGGCAGCCCGACATGCCCCTGTCCCACGACGACTACGCGGAGCCGTTGGGTGCCATGTTTCTCGATCATGCTTTCAACCTCGTTGAGTGAGCGCGCGGATGCGTGCGGCGGGCGGACCTGTGACGGGTCGGCGGCCCTAAGATGGGGAGCGCCTCGGCCGTTCGAGACTCGCTTGGCCGCCTGTCTCGAACGGCCGAGTGCCTTTCCCCTCTGCCCGGGTCGGCCGGAAAACCCGTGGGATGGCGCGAGCCCCGGTTCGATACGATGGCGTGGACTTGCAGACTCGAATCGTCACTGTGCGTCACGGTGATGTGCGATCCAGGTGATCGCGCTGGCTGCAGCTTCCCGACTTGGGCCCGCCGTGGCACTGCCACCGGCGCCGTACGTACGAAATGGAGCATCCGAGGATGGCTCGACACCTGATCACCAGCGCGCTTCCCTACATCAACGGGATCAAGCACCTGGGCAACATGGTCGGGTCGATGCTTCCGGCGGATGCGTACTCCCGGTACCTCCGCCAGCGCGGTCACGACGTCCTCTACATCTGTGCCACCGACGAGCACGGCACGCCGGCCGAACTGGCCGCCAAAGAGGCCGGGCTCTCCGTCGCGGAGTTCTGCGCGCAGGCCCACGTCGCGCAGAAGGCCGTGTACGACGGCTTCGAGCTGGCCTTCGATTACTTCGGCCGGAGCTCTTCTCAGCAGAACTCGGAGATCACCCAGCACTTCGCGCGCAAGCTGCACGAGAACGGTTTCATCGAGGAACGTGCCATCCGGCAGGTGTATTCGCCTGCCGACGGTCGTTTTCTGCCGGACCGGTATGTCGTGGGTACCTGTCCGTATTGTGGCTATGACAAAGCCCGTGGAGATCAGTGCGAGAACTGCACGCGCGTCCTCGACCCAACCGATCTCGTCAACCCGCGCTCGGCGATCAGCGGCTCCACGGACCTGGAGGTCCGCGAGACCAAGCACCTGTTCCTGCTGCAGTCCAAGCTCCAGCGGGAGGTCGAGGAATGGATCGACTCCGTCAGCGCGCAGTGGCCGCAGTTGTCCACCTCCATTGCCCGCAAGTGGCTGACGGAGGGTCTGCATGACCGCGCGATCACTCGCGACCTCGACTGGGGCATCCCCGTCCCCGCCGACACCTGGCCGGATCTCGCGGCCGAGGGCAAGGTCTTCTACGTCTGGTTCGACGCGCCGATCGAGTACATCGCGGCGACGAAGGAGTGGTCGGACGCCGCCCCGGACGGCGAGACCCGCGATTGGAAGTCGTGGTGGTACGAGGCCGATGACACCGTCCACTACTCGCAGTTCATGGCGAAGGACAACGTCCCCTTCCACACCGTGATGTTCCCGGCAACCGAGCTGGGTGTGCGCGAGCCGTGGAAGAAAGTCGATGTCGTCAAGGGCTTCAACTGGCTGACGTACTACGGCGGAAAGTTCTCCACCTCCCAGAAGCGCGGCGTGTTCACCGACGCGGCGCTGGAGACCCTCCCCGGCGACTACTGGCGCTACTTCCTGCTTGCCAATGCCCCTGAGTCGGACGACTCGTCCTTCACCTGGGAGCACTTCACCGCCACGGTGAACAAGGACCTGGCAGACACTCTCGGCAACTTCGTCAACCGTGTGCTGTCCTTCTCCCGGAAGCGGTTCGGCGACGAGGTGCCCGAGGGCAACCACGCCGGAGAGGCGGAGGCCAAGCTCGGCGAGGAGCTCGCACGGCTGCTCGCCGAGTACGAAGAGCACATGGAAACGCTTCAGTTCCGCAAGGCCGCCGCCGCACTGCGCGCCCTGTGGTCCGCGGGCAACTCCTACCTGGAGGAGAAGGCTCCCTGGCTGGAGATCAAGACCGACCCGGACGGCGCCGCGCTGACGCTGCGCACCGCGATGAACCTGATCCATCTGTACGCGATTGTCTCGGAGCCGTTTATTCCGGCCACAGCCGCCGTCATGCGGGGGGCCTTCGCACTGGAAGGGGACACCGCGACCTGGGTCACCGCCGAGCAGGCCAAGGCCCTGAGCGCTGTACCGGCAGGAACCGCGTTCACCGTGCCGCCGGTGCTCTTCGCGAAGATCACGGAAGAGGACCTGGAGTCCTACCGCGCCCGATTCGGCGGCGCTCCGGACGCTTGACCGTGGGCCCCGGGCCCGTACCGTCCGTGCTGTCATCGGGCGGTACGGGAGGTGAGGAAGCCGGGCAGATTGGCGGGCGGTACGTTCATCAGCCGGATGCGGGGAGCTGTGCCGTCCGCCTCGACCCAGGTGACACCGGCTGAACCGGGGACGTACTGGAGATAGTCCTTGAAGCCGTTCCCTGTCAGCCACAGCAGCAGACAGGCGATGCCTCCACCGTGCCCGACGAGGACAGTCGTACGGTGTGGTCCGGTGCGTACCTCGTTCCACAGGTTCACATAGCGGGCCTGTACATCCTCCGACGACTCACCGCTCGGCGTGCGGAGCTGGTGGATGGGCGTACCAAGCCGTGCCGCCTCATCGGCGGCGAGTTCTCGGGGCCGACCGCCGAGGTAGCCGCTGTTCTTGGCTGCCAAGCGCCTGTCCACACGTACGTCGGCCGGACTGAGCGCCGCGGCCAGTAGCGTGACCGACTCACGACAGCGGGACATCGGGCTGACGAGCATCTGGTCCGCGCTGATCCCGGCTGCCGCGAGGGCGCTGCCGACGATGCGGATGTCGTCTCTGCCCCGCTCGCTGAGCCTGCCGCCGACTGCCTGGCCTTGGTGGATGCCCCGCAGGTTCTCCTCGGTCTCGCCGTGCTTGATCAGGTAGATGTGCTTGGTGTGCATGACGTGGCGTCCTTTTCTTGGATCAGTCCCAGTCGCGGACGTCGACACAGGCGGAGACCGCCGCGGCGACCTGGTCGTGCTCGGCACGGCTCATGGCGGGGAACCGGTCGTGGTGCCACTCGATGTAGAGGACCGATATGAGGTTGATCGTCCCGTCGCCGAGCAGCTTGGTCAGTACGGGGTACTCGGCGCCTTCGATGTCCATCTTCACGACGACGTGATCGTCGGGACGGATGGTCCGCCGCAGCCAGGCGCTGAAGTCGATGGCGGGCACCGGTACCGGTGCGCTGTAGTCGATCTGCTGGTCGTACACGGGCGGCACGCGCTTGCCGGGCATCACGGTGGAGCTCTCGTGGTGGCCGAGGAAGAGTTCGATCGTCCCGTCATGGGTCCACACCGCGCTCTGGGAGACCTCGACACGGGTGGGGTGATGGGCCTGTTCGACGTATCGGCGGATGGAAGGGAGCAGCTCGGGGTTCGGCTCGAAGGCGTAGAAGTCGTGATCGGGAAGCTCGTGCATGAAGCGGTTCAGCACGACTCCGAGGTTGGTGCCGCAGTCGATGAAGATCTTGCGCATGAGGTGCTCCCTCGGTCGGCTCCGGGTCAGAGGAGGTCGATCTCGTGTACGACGTGGTCGGTGAGCCGGACGAGGTCGCCGGTCGACGGGCGGTAGCAGCGCTCCTCGTACCGGATGGTGATGCGACGCACGGGTTCGTCGCCGCGGTAGGGAGGGAGGTCGCCCCACTGGTAGAGCTGGCCGCCGGGTGCTTTGAGTCGGCGCAATGACCGGGGCACGGGGCCTTTCCGGGCACCATGATTGAGGCGGTTGAACATGGTGGTCAGGAAGGCGATGTGCTCTTTCGCCTGCTGTTCGTCCTTCCGTACGCGGCCGTAGGTCTCTCTGAGACGGCGAAGCGTCTCCGGGTCCCCGTCCGCCTGGAGGATGAGGTCTCGGAGCTTCCGGTCCCAGACGATGCCGAGGTGGTCGTGAAGGACGGGTTCGCTGGTCAGGAAGTAGCCCAGGATGCGGCCGAACTCCCGTTCGTACGGGCACATGAAGTCGTTGTAGAGGCCCATCCGTCTGCCGGACGCGGTTTCCACCTGCCAGTGGATACGGGCGGTGAACGGGGAGTCCCACCACCCCAGGTGCCAGGGTTGCCACAGCAGATCTGAGGCGCTGAGTATGAGCATCACGAGTGCCAGCAGCGCGGCCGGCCAGCCGAAGGCCGTGCCGTATGCAGCATCGGGCAGTAGTCCCATGGTGATCGCGAGGGCGACGTTGACGCTGATGTTCTCCCAGAAGAGGATGCCGGAGGCGAGGGCGACGGCAACATTGAAGAGGGCCGTTGCCACGAGGGCCGCGATCAGAAGACGGCGATCGAGGAACGCGACCAGCCCGACTGCCTCTGTCATCATCGTCAGGACGTTGACCGGGCGATCCAGGCCGCGTGCGTGGCGCAACACGCGGGACACGGTCTCGGGGCGCAGGAAACGTGCCCAGCCCCAGGCGTATGCCGAAGCCATGAGGTAGTGCGTGCGGTTGTGCCAGGCCCATGACCAGGGGCGCGGCCCGAGTCGGGCTTTGCTCCACGCCGGCTTCACGTAGTGGGAGAACGAGACGCAGCCGAGCACGAGAACCAGTGCGGCGGCGGAACTCGAAGCCTCAAGGAACGCCATCGCGAGGAACCAGGCGAGGTACGCCTTGAGCAGCCGCAACGGCATCATCGCGTGGTGCTTCCAGCCTCGGAGCCTTCCGCAGTACACCCCCATCCAGGCCAGGAGAGCCGGGGGCCAGAAACAAGCGGCGGCACCGAGGGCCAGAAGGAGCTGCTTGTCCAGGCGCTGCGGCCCCATGGGCTCCGTCACGTCGTAGTCGCTCGTCGTTCCCTGCCAGGTGAGCAGCGCGATAACGAACATGACGAACCATCGGATAGGCCCTGGCTCGGGCGGCGGAAGGAAGGCGGGCAGTACTGCGGGAGGGACGCCCGCAACGAGGATCACTGCGGCAGACCGGCGTGCGATGCCCCGTACTGCGGGCGAGATCACGAATCGGTAGCAGACCGCTACAGCAGCGACGGTCATGGCAGTGTGCAGATAAACGGCGAGCGGTGGCGTCCCCATGGCGCCTACCGCGTGGACGGCGCGAGGACCGGCGAACTGGCTGCGGGCAGACTCTCCAGGTAGGAGGCGATCCGCTCCCGCGGGTCGACCGCGAGATGCTCGCTTCGGTGGCGTACGACGTTCGAGCGGAGTTCACGGCTTCGGTTGAGGAAGTCGAGCACCGCGCCGCCGTCGACGCGGGGCGCTGATGTACCCAGTTCCGCCTCATGGACGACCTTGGCGCACCAGTGCTGATCGTATGTGGGCAGGGGGATCAGATGGACCGGCTTGCCGAGGACGAAAGCTTCGCTGATGAGGTTGAAACCGGCGTTGGAGAAGATGCCCTCGGACCGCGCCATGTCTCTGATGAACGCCTCGCGGTCGAAGAAGCGGATCTCGATCTTGCCATCTGCGTACCGGCGCAACTTTTCGGCCTCCGTCGGCTGTACGTAGATCCGCAGGGCACGGTCCGGAACGTACTGGCGGAAGACGGCGATCAGGTTTCGGACGGAGTCTTCCGGTCCGTGGTCGAAGTAGCGCGAGAAATAGGCCGTGGCGACGGGTTCGGTGGTGACCTGCGTGGAGCGCA
The nucleotide sequence above comes from Streptomyces clavuligerus. Encoded proteins:
- a CDS encoding NAD-dependent epimerase/dehydratase family protein translates to MKIAITGGAGFIGSNLARVLTEQPKITRIQVIDNLSTGSKTSIAGLGIDFFEGDIQDADLLDQVFRGADAVVHLAALPSVPRSIRDPLASHQANATGTLQVLEAARRAGGLQVIAASSSSVYGANPRLPKHEDLTTAPMSPYAVTKLATEAYLGAYHHSLDLPVLPFRFFNVYGPGQRADHAYAAVIPKWISAALDGRPVTVHGDGTQTRDFTYVGTVCRVLTEALLHRIVEPRPVNLAFGTRVSLLDLIPEVETATGRVVHREHMPARTGDVAHSQADSSRLRALFPTVAPVALEDGVSATVDWFRTSVMSVAPN
- a CDS encoding nucleotide sugar dehydrogenase, with product MIEKHGTQRLRVVVVGQGHVGLPLAVRAAEVGHQVVGFDMDAQRVKRLMLGESYIEDISDARLAPLLATGAYRPTADPSECEGFDIAVVAVPTPLRDGAPDLSHVEDSALLLGHHLARGATVVLESTTYPGTTEEVFGPLLERISGLTAGSDFHLGYSPERIDPGNHTWRLENTPKIISGIDEASRETIRRFYASLVDRVVPVACCKEAELAKLLENTFRHVNIALANELSIFAHELGIDVWAAIDAASTKPFGFMRFTPGPGVGGHCLPIDPSYLSWRVQRTVGRNFRFVELANDVNNHMPDYVVRRLIDGLNKRKKSVNGSRVLLLGLAYKANTGDARETPAARIAELLIGMGAEVQAADPHVSDDAHPRADGLANIKRVEVTPTGLAAADAVVVLADHDAFDYPLIAAYAPYILDCRRRLADAHVDSL
- the metG gene encoding methionine--tRNA ligase, whose translation is MARHLITSALPYINGIKHLGNMVGSMLPADAYSRYLRQRGHDVLYICATDEHGTPAELAAKEAGLSVAEFCAQAHVAQKAVYDGFELAFDYFGRSSSQQNSEITQHFARKLHENGFIEERAIRQVYSPADGRFLPDRYVVGTCPYCGYDKARGDQCENCTRVLDPTDLVNPRSAISGSTDLEVRETKHLFLLQSKLQREVEEWIDSVSAQWPQLSTSIARKWLTEGLHDRAITRDLDWGIPVPADTWPDLAAEGKVFYVWFDAPIEYIAATKEWSDAAPDGETRDWKSWWYEADDTVHYSQFMAKDNVPFHTVMFPATELGVREPWKKVDVVKGFNWLTYYGGKFSTSQKRGVFTDAALETLPGDYWRYFLLANAPESDDSSFTWEHFTATVNKDLADTLGNFVNRVLSFSRKRFGDEVPEGNHAGEAEAKLGEELARLLAEYEEHMETLQFRKAAAALRALWSAGNSYLEEKAPWLEIKTDPDGAALTLRTAMNLIHLYAIVSEPFIPATAAVMRGAFALEGDTATWVTAEQAKALSAVPAGTAFTVPPVLFAKITEEDLESYRARFGGAPDA
- a CDS encoding histidine phosphatase family protein, translated to MHTKHIYLIKHGETEENLRGIHQGQAVGGRLSERGRDDIRIVGSALAAAGISADQMLVSPMSRCRESVTLLAAALSPADVRVDRRLAAKNSGYLGGRPRELAADEAARLGTPIHQLRTPSGESSEDVQARYVNLWNEVRTGPHRTTVLVGHGGGIACLLLWLTGNGFKDYLQYVPGSAGVTWVEADGTAPRIRLMNVPPANLPGFLTSRTAR
- a CDS encoding FkbM family methyltransferase encodes the protein MRKIFIDCGTNLGVVLNRFMHELPDHDFYAFEPNPELLPSIRRYVEQAHHPTRVEVSQSAVWTHDGTIELFLGHHESSTVMPGKRVPPVYDQQIDYSAPVPVPAIDFSAWLRRTIRPDDHVVVKMDIEGAEYPVLTKLLGDGTINLISVLYIEWHHDRFPAMSRAEHDQVAAAVSACVDVRDWD